TGAAAATACAACTAGTTTAGTCCATTTAAGCGGGCTTCTGCCTTGAAATTGAGTTAGACAGCTGACATGGGATCATCCTGGATTCAACCTTTTCCACGGCAGGGTTAAGATGTCTAAAGGTCTGACGTAAACCTAGTTTATGAGACAGTTGGGGGATTATAACTTGCATATGCTATGTTTTCTCTTGCCTCTTTTAATATGTTCTATCATCTGATATATTGTTTTAGGTAACAAAAATACTCGTGCAACATACAGCTGCTTCTTTTGTTGTGATATTTTAATTAAAGCATGTTAAGGGATGTTCTTATCAAGTTTAGCAATTATATTATGCTTTTCACCTTGATGTCAGATATTGTACTTTTAGCATATGTTGGCTTTTAGAAATATGAGTTGATGGCTGCTTGCAGCATTTTATACCCAGTTTCTGTCAAGACTTGAAATTAGCTTATTAACCTTCTTCACGCCTTTGATGTGCAGGACACAGAGGTAATTGAGCAAATAGATCGAGATGTCAACCGTACTCATCCAGATATGAACTTTTTTTCAGGGGACTCGTCTTTTGCAAAATCCAATCAGGTAAAATGTTCTGTTTTTAGTGTGATAATCAGTGAGAATTCGATGTACTTGTGCTGATCTGATTATGTCATTTGTTTTCAGGATTCCCTGAGGAACATCTTAATTGTATTTGCGAAGTTAAATCCTGGTATAAGATATGTACAAGGCATGAATGAAATCTTGGCGCCACTCTTTTACGTATTTAGAAGTGACCCCAATGAGGAAAATGCTGTAAGTATTTGTGTCGTTATCCATAGACTATTTTGTGTCTTGCTTCCATCCACTGTAATTATGCCACTAGAAGCTTGGAATTCCATATAATATCAATTCAGGAGAAactgatttttcctttttctatgcCTGCATGTCTTTGAATCTGAAGCATTACCCAGTCAGGAAGTAACTATTTATGTTAACTAGGAATTAGAAAGCAGTATTTCCAACTTGCATGTGTAGTGAGGTGATTTGATTCAGCTAATTGTAGGTTTGATTGCTTAAGATTTCTGGTTTAAGAAATTGAGATGGACGTTTGGTAGGTGGGAGTTTAAGATATATTTAGATGAGTATTTGATATATTGAGGTTTGAATCCTATCACCTTATTGTATGTTTACCGGTAAAACCAAGAGTTACTGGCTAACTGACTTTAGACTGATATTTAGCAGCAAAGCTTCTATGCAATGTTACATGGCAAAAAATCTCAGGTGATGTCTGCTATAAAACAGATTCCAACTATTGGATTGGGGACATAAATTACATTCCCTACCAGCCCTTGTAGACTAAGTTTCCTATTTTAAACTTTTGTTTGCAGTTTTGGGCTCTTTTATTTTGGACCATTCATGCAGTGTTTTATGCTTCAGTTTTATCacatataatttaatttcttatgttCTGCATTCATCTGAATTTAGTCCCTTATGATTTGAATTTGACCAGTTTGGGCCCTTATGTCTTTCtagtttgaaattttgtatgtTTTCAACATATATAAGATATgacaaattaaatgataaatgatgCTGAACAGTAAGGTACAATGAAAGTTTGATGGACAAAATATGTTGAAAGTGAAACTTGAGGGGCTAAATTGAGAGTGGTACTAATTTTTAAGGCCAAAATATAATTGCCATAATTCTACTTCTAGTTGCTTTGGCtgtaattatttttttcttatttatttccAAAATTCCATAGGTCTCTGCAGAAGCAGACACTTTCTTCTGTTTCGTGGAATTGTTAAGTGGATTTCGAGATCATTTTTGCCAGCAACTTGACAATAGTGTTGTGGGAATCCGTTCAACAATCACAAGGCTGTCACTGCTTCTGAAAGAGCATGATGAAGAGCTCTGGCGTCATCTTGAGATGACTACTAAGGTAAGACTACTGTATCATGCTTGTCGCTTTCTCcagtacaagttgatgagttgTAACTTGTTTATGTATTCAAGTAGATTGATTTCTCGCTTAGAATCACAACATCCCAAGTCTGAAAGGAAGCTCACCTCTGCACTTCCAACTTCTGTCACAAATAAACACCTCATCATAACACCAGTTATGTTAGTAGTTGAGAGTACTTGTCTCATCTCTAGCTGGCAGAGATGATAATGATTGCTGCCTACTGGAATAGATGTATTAAGTGGACCTATATATATTTTAGCTTGGTGGTTCGGGTATAATGAGTCAGCAAGGATCTGATAGCTTGATTTGGAACAGTTATAGTTATCTAAGGAGAATAAGTATTTGTCTCTCAATAACTCCAGATTGGAACACCTGAGAAAAGTTAGACTTCTAGCACATGAGTGTAGCTTCTTTGTCTCATGAAGTTGCTGTACTCAAAAGTCAGacatatatttgtttaatatGGCTAGATACTTGATTTAGTCATGTTTGTGCATGTGTTGGTATACAAAGGGGAGCTTAAAAGGTTTCTGGAACAGATTTTGCTGACTCATGCTAACAGTTTTTGATGCTGTTCTGCAAATTGGTGGAGATAATGATATGCATATAGAAGTCCTTTCACCATTTATGTGATACTCTTATAaactttttgctttttcttcattttggaaAAACAGGTGAATCCCCAGTTTTATGCATTCAGATGGATAACTCTTCTCTTGACTCAAGAGTTCAATTTTGCGGACAGTCTTTTCATTTGGGACACATTATTAAGTGACCCTGAAGGTCTTCAAGTAAGTATATCAAATAATGTTCTCCTTTGATACATGTTATCCCAATAGATTGCTGCAATCTATGTGATGCAAAGTTTTTAAACCATTGACGTTAATGACTTAAATTAGAAACAGAAAATACAAATATAACCATCTCCATGCCAAGTTAAATGTTGTGTACAAATTTTTTACTTCGGTTACAGAAATTGAATTTGGTTATTGATGACGTAGGGCTCAAGTTTAAGTAAAAAGCTTTTTCATTGGTTGGGGCAAGaatttcaatttcaaaggtGGACACTTTAAAACATAATTCAAGACAGAATAGGTCATCAGAAATGAAAATTTAAGCATTCCCACAAAACTGTAGAATCTCATTGTCGACAATTCTTCTATTATACATCTGAATGGTTGCATTAAACCAAGCATATTCTTTTACCTGTGTCTATTGGCATTGTTGGCCACATTGCATCAATTTAATATCTCGTTCATTCTGGTCCATATTCTTATGGCCGCTAaaacttgtttatttttttcccaattctAAGACTGTTGTGCATATTCTGGTAGTGTGAAAGCTCTTTTTGCTAACATTTTACCAGGAGAAGCATTTAGCATATTCATAACATGATAGGTTCATGATTGTACAAGAGCTTTGCAGGGTGATGGAGAATAAGATTCTAGAAGCAGAAGTAGGTTTAAAAGTTGTCACAGGCCCATCTCATGGTTATTCCATGTACTTTAAAGATAACTTGAGAATGCCTTCATATGTGGTTACGAGGTGCATCCCCTTTAATTTGATGGCACTTACAAAGATTACAAGTATTGGTGGATTGCTGAAGGTTGTTTTATTTCTGTCAAAGGAAAAGATTTAATTTAAGTTAAATTTATTTCAGCTGGGAAGCTTCATTTTGAGCAGCTTCAATTGATTAATAGACTTCTGTGGATGCCTGCATTTGACTCAAGACTTTGGCCCCAGAAAACGTGATAAATTTATTGCTATGATGTTGGTGGAAGTAATGTAATAATTATACCCTCTTCATTGCAGGAGACGCTACTCCGAATCTGTTGTGCCATGCTGATAATAATCAGGAGGCGTTTGCTTGCTGGCGATTTCACTGCCAATCTGAAGCTACTCCAACATTACCCACCCACAAATATTAGCCACCTACTATACGTTGCAAATAAATTGCGTACTCATCCGGCTGGCTAGCTTTGGTAACCAAAAAATATCATTGGATTACCTATTTCTGTTGTTTCCGTTTACCTtacccccccccctcccctcaatatttatttttaatattaaGGTCTGTAACATTGCtagatgtaaatatttgttgAAAATAATTGCTTAGCACCACATTATCACATTCCCGAGTGTTGCATTGATTGTGTAAGGATTCTTTCTTTGATCTTTTAGCTCAGAGCAATTCTAAGTTTTGGTACCATCATTATTAAGCCACGGTGTATGCTTTTTCGCCTCCTTGTGCTTTACTTCCATGACTTTGGATACGAGCAAAGAATTTTATTCCTTCAATCTTAATCGCATTTTTGGGAACAATAATGGTCAATAGTACAAAAAGCTTTAGGGTGGTTTAAGTTTAACTGGTATATGCCATATTAtctttttggatttttgccgAAAAGATTTACCCTTTGACACTGTAAAACATCACTAGTTAAGAGTACCGTCCTTATCAGTACCATATCTCTGCCCAGGTGCACTCTCAACTTAAACATTCTGGTACTAGGCGCTGTGAAAGTctacatacaaaaaaaatgaaatgttgCCAACCTGAACTTCTGAGAAAAGATAACATCGTTTGTAGCTTATTTATGATCATTCAATTTGTGCATATACTGAATAATTTCACTTATTAAAAATGGCTTATTGCTCTCCCAAATAGTCGGCATTCGGTGCATAAATAACAGTTGTTACAATCTTGTATTTTCAACCAGTGATCAATCGCCAAAATTACTCGAGATCCAGCGGGCATAACCTGGAATTTTTAGCTTGGCACCAAGGACTGGAAATTAATTGATCACATAAAGATTTAGATCTAAGAAGAGTGTTACTCCATGAATAATCACAGTTAATTGGCAGGTCACAAGATCGCACAACTGAAATATGAAGAAATCGATGGAGAAATGGTACATCCCGCTATGCTACCCCGAAAAGGTAAGACACCTTTTTAAGCAACGGCAACAAGTTAGCCTCGTCCGGTTTTGTTCAAGCAATAAGAATGTGTACAGTAAATTTTGTGGGAAGAAACAATGGCActataaacaaataaattgcTACAATACCTGATTATATCTACTGTACGTTCTTCAAATGCATTACTAATTATACCTCTTATGTTCAAAACTCTCCCTCTATCGGAAATCCAATTGCTTGAAAATTTCATCTCTAGACTGGTAACACAAGGACGACGATGTGAACTGAAAAACATCAAAATCCAATTAGAAGATGGGAACGCAGAAAAGCCAAGAAACAATTTTCACAATACGACACTAGTTTAAAGTACTTTACACTGCCAGAAACCAACTTCAGTTTCCCACAGTCTAATATTGACTAAAGACTTTTTCAGTATTAACTGAATTGACTAGAAAACAGGAAAACAGTGAACAGGAGATAGAAGATACCTGTAAAGTTTGTCAATATATCATGTCACAAGTTTGGCATTGGAGGTTTGCATCACTTAAAATTTCGTGGAATAATCCTTTTAGTTAAACTCAAATTCCTACTTATCAGTTACAGAAGCCACATCTGACCCGACAAATCCATCATCAGTAACTCCGCTACCCTGCAACCGACTCTCCAAGATATCTGAAATATTTTTTGGCGGGCATCCATCCGCAGGATTCTGTGCCGGTGTTTGACAGAAACATTCAGGCCAGGAATTGGTATAGAAAGACTCAGGTGATATCCGCTTGTGAGGTCCACCAAAGTTAGTATTTAGCATCACACGCCTAATCGCTTCCTCAAAACCTGCTGTATGCCCATTTTCCCGAGCAATGAACACAGGAGTAAGAGCCTTTCGGTCAGGCCAAATTGTAGTGCGAAAATTATAGTAGAGTCGGTGGCCCATGAGATTATTGGCAAAGTTGCTCGGTCCATCATATGTTGGCATAAAAATATCAGCAAGTAGACAGACCATGTAATCCACAGCAGAACCCACCAATCCCATTGTGTTCTTAGCTAGCTCACCAGTAGTGTCTATTGTACTATGATTCTCAAGGCGAGGGAACATGGACTGGAAAGGTCCCATGAATCGTTCACCACCAAAAAGTTCACCAGATGCAATGTATATTCTAGTGGTATTATTGAACCCCATTGCACGTAGGATGAGACCCACCTGTAGATTCAAGGAATAACATTGAGTAATGTTTGTAACAAAAATTAGCTGGCAAAACAGCATACTCCAGAGCGGTGGAAAAGAACTATTTCTGCAACAGTCacagtaaaaattttttttttcctggtgCTTATAACATTATCCTGGGTGGTACTTTGGATAGGAAGCATTTGATCTGCCAGAGGAATATCAAATCATGTGAGTGACTGAAAGCAAAAAGCAGATTCCTTTCTTTCAAATGAAAACGAATGTCATCATATCTTGGTACCATTAGGCTTCAGTTTGGTAAGATAACTTTTACAATAACATAAGAAAAGGTTGGATTATGCCAATCATTATTGTCTTTAGCCTACCTGTGCCATCATTTTTTGTGGACTACTTTTTGGTTTTTACTGCCATGAAGGGGCAGGGAAAGGGCCGGGAAAGGGATCATTTCACTACAATGAAGAAGAAATCTCTTGCATGTTAAACATCTACAACATTTCTGATGTTGATGAAGAGCAAACTATAAGACAAGCCAAGCATGTAGTTGCAAGATTATAACATATAGAgagtttaacaagaaaatagtAAAGGGTGAGTATTATAGGTTACCTCTTCTGGTGTCAGGGGACATTTACCAATAGCCCTTCTTTGTTCATATATAAGTTTCTTCTCTGCAAAGTTTTCCTTTCGATACTTctttaaaatttcttgttctttAGGTGTAAAAATATCATAGCACCTGAACAGATTTCATACCGAAGATTACTTCAGAAGCATTTTTATCTTCTCATTCTGAAATTTATATGGAGGTAGGACAAAGGGACAGAGGATTTAGTTTTGCTAGCAACGAAAACCACTTATTTCCAGAGGGACAGAATTTCTAATGACATGGAACTATCAATCTTACCCAGCAAATGCCAGCATATCCATCTCAAAACGAAGATGAATAGCCATGAAGTGACCTTGTGCACGAAGTCTGTCTACTATTGATTTGCTCAATTCCATAATATGCGGCTTAAATCTAAGGGCATGATAGTTAACCCGGCACCTCAACCTTTGGTACTCAGGGTTGTCAATTTCTTCTGCCAAACGATGGGAAAATGGAGTAAGATAAATAGCACCATGTTCCTTCATCTTCTCCAACGCTTTGGATGTATACCAACTGCTAGGAGCATCTCGAGGAGGCTCAAGCTGAGATTGAAAGACATTCAGATTCaacaattgacaaaaaaaaaagaattaaactGCTTGTTTGAGATCCACTTTCAGGTAAACTGTACCTTAAAAGCTTTCAGCTTCCTCATTTTCCCATTTTTCGAGATTTCAGGAATTTTTTCCACAATATTGACATCATACTTCAATGTCTTGATGAAGTGCTCAACATCATAGATTCCTTGGAAACCACTACAGAAAAATGCGGACTTATTAAGTAAAAGAATATTTATCAGGAAAGTTCAAGAGGTGATATTTACTTAAAACATACttgcacccaaaaaaaaaaaaattatcctgCTGACTTGCTGTGTCTAAGGATTTTATTACAATTATCAACAAGATAGAGAAAAAGACATAAGCAACAGTTTTGGATATACTAATTCTCTGAGCTCCTTTTCACCAAATGTATCTCCTATTTATCTTCACAGTTTCCCTCTTTTATATCCTCCATAAGTTTTTAATAAACAAGTAAAATTGAAGTGATCTTTCTTAAGAGCGTTTTTTGCCACGGGAAGTATGTAGGGCTACAGCATGAGGCTCACAAACTGTCTTGAAATATTAACTTCACAACACATAAACTGATAAATATACATAATCCTACAATAAGGATCCAGAAGTACACAAGTTAAGCCACCAAGGAGCCAAAGGtgttaaaaaacaaaaacacaaaaaaaaaaaaaaaaagattaagagGCTACCTCATTAGTTAATATGAATTTTTCTGTC
This Coffea arabica cultivar ET-39 chromosome 3e, Coffea Arabica ET-39 HiFi, whole genome shotgun sequence DNA region includes the following protein-coding sequences:
- the LOC113736323 gene encoding O-fucosyltransferase 1-like, with amino-acid sequence MRRHGHRYHHLLKQSNGGVKGMFGKLAIAAVVLVICMVSLVSTLKSSSSSPSRSEINVDTLWENAPSGGWRASSAPRSDWPTPPKQTNGYLRVRCNGGLNQQRSAICNAVLAARIMNATLVLPELDANSFWHDDSGFQGIYDVEHFIKTLKYDVNIVEKIPEISKNGKMRKLKAFKLEPPRDAPSSWYTSKALEKMKEHGAIYLTPFSHRLAEEIDNPEYQRLRCRVNYHALRFKPHIMELSKSIVDRLRAQGHFMAIHLRFEMDMLAFAGCYDIFTPKEQEILKKYRKENFAEKKLIYEQRRAIGKCPLTPEEVGLILRAMGFNNTTRIYIASGELFGGERFMGPFQSMFPRLENHSTIDTTGELAKNTMGLVGSAVDYMVCLLADIFMPTYDGPSNFANNLMGHRLYYNFRTTIWPDRKALTPVFIARENGHTAGFEEAIRRVMLNTNFGGPHKRISPESFYTNSWPECFCQTPAQNPADGCPPKNISDILESRLQGSGVTDDGFVGSDVASVTDK